A portion of the Candidatus Pristimantibacillus lignocellulolyticus genome contains these proteins:
- a CDS encoding aldehyde dehydrogenase has product MGNVTELLITQWVEQQQAYYESGETRNVQFRIQQLKKLKQAIMKHENNILEALHVDLRKSKTEGFASELGLVLYSISHMIKNLHRYAKPKRVKTPFPLIGTSSYIVSEPYGSVLIIGPFNYPASLILEPLVAAIASGNCAIIKPSEYTPNVSAALRNLITETFDPHYVRLVEGAQQETSWLIHAPFDYMFFTGSTKVGKIVMKAAAERLIPVTLELGGKSPVIVDHTAKIEIAAKRVVWGKLLNNGQTCIAPDYILVQQSIYEPFMKSVIEAIHQFYSENPMESEDYGRIVSDLHFSRLKAMLEGIDEQYIYGGTYDEQQRYISPTFLNGGTCKQPVTLKAMQEEVFGPICTVIQYDNLSEAIAYIKQYDKPLALYVFTEDSAVEQRIVDSVSFGGGCINDTLSHYINYELPFGGVGPSGIGAYHGKHSFEQFSHRKSILKRTTLFEPGILFPPYKEKLKLLKKVLK; this is encoded by the coding sequence ATGGGAAATGTAACGGAGTTATTGATTACGCAATGGGTTGAGCAGCAACAAGCATATTATGAAAGTGGAGAAACTCGCAACGTTCAATTTCGAATTCAACAATTAAAGAAGTTGAAGCAAGCGATTATGAAACATGAGAACAATATACTAGAAGCATTGCATGTCGATTTGCGGAAAAGCAAAACAGAAGGATTTGCTTCGGAACTTGGGCTAGTGCTATATAGTATTTCTCACATGATCAAAAATCTTCATCGGTATGCAAAGCCTAAACGTGTTAAGACTCCGTTTCCCCTTATCGGAACTTCAAGTTATATTGTATCGGAGCCATATGGCTCGGTACTCATTATCGGTCCGTTCAACTATCCTGCTTCGCTTATATTGGAGCCGTTAGTTGCGGCAATTGCTTCTGGGAATTGTGCGATTATTAAACCTTCAGAATATACGCCGAATGTATCAGCAGCACTTAGAAATCTTATAACAGAAACATTTGATCCGCATTATGTGCGACTAGTAGAAGGTGCCCAACAAGAGACAAGTTGGCTTATTCATGCGCCTTTTGACTATATGTTCTTCACTGGAAGCACTAAAGTTGGGAAAATTGTAATGAAAGCAGCTGCTGAAAGATTAATACCCGTAACGTTAGAACTTGGTGGGAAAAGTCCAGTTATCGTTGATCATACTGCCAAAATTGAGATTGCAGCAAAAAGAGTCGTATGGGGGAAATTATTGAACAACGGTCAGACTTGCATTGCTCCAGATTACATACTTGTTCAGCAATCGATCTATGAACCGTTTATGAAATCGGTTATTGAAGCCATTCATCAGTTTTATAGTGAAAATCCGATGGAAAGCGAAGATTATGGTCGTATTGTAAGTGATCTTCATTTCTCTAGATTGAAGGCAATGTTAGAAGGTATAGATGAGCAATACATATATGGTGGGACGTATGATGAGCAACAACGCTATATTTCGCCAACATTTCTTAATGGAGGTACTTGTAAGCAACCTGTCACGCTTAAAGCGATGCAAGAAGAAGTGTTTGGACCGATCTGTACCGTTATTCAATATGATAATTTAAGTGAAGCAATAGCCTATATAAAGCAATACGATAAGCCACTTGCTTTATACGTATTTACAGAAGATAGTGCTGTTGAACAAAGAATTGTTGATTCTGTATCATTTGGTGGTGGTTGTATTAATGATACATTAAGTCATTATATCAATTATGAGCTACCATTTGGTGGTGTTGGACCATCTGGTATTGGTGCTTATCATGGTAAACATAGCTTCGAACAATTTTCCCATCGAAAAAGTATTTTGAAGCGAACAACTCTATTTGAACCGGGTATTTTGTTCCCTCCTTACAAGGAAAAATTGAAGCTTTTAAAGAAAGTATTAAAGTAG
- a CDS encoding extracellular solute-binding protein codes for MRKWLKGGIALCLTAAMLTGCSFGFGKDGSNDGNAARTLKVMYYDEGSFFQEYGMLYSALYPNVEIQVVETSQIQNTLLEENENDYDKALAAFIEKEQPDVLMLEPTQLEKLGVEGKLYDIESYVTDSKYNVDGLVPGVIDAMKGYGGGNLYAIPTNFSTQVLFYNKDLFDEYNVPYPTDQMTWTEVINLANMFPKDGDPLERVFGLKMGWNKELSTLVDTLANTEGLKAYDENTLQMTVDTPAWASIVEQAQSVLKSDVLFFDDMMYGGGRDGIMYFDQSIDSYGQNPFFTGRLAMSVDSNYFVSQIEDAKQYAKNPEDIVENWDMVTAPVGSQNPDSSYYTSYYNLFAINAASTNVEEAWKFISYITGDEYARVKTKVSYGNLPLRTKYMQLDKDRNYAAFYKLKPMNQSVDYNKIPERYLYEYYNVSTETFNKVTEGKITIAEALAELQLRGNELLATGKMTKEEQEKYWEEQNQMYMEDSGSVQMLR; via the coding sequence ATGAGAAAATGGCTTAAGGGTGGAATTGCACTATGTTTGACCGCTGCTATGTTAACAGGATGTAGCTTTGGATTTGGAAAAGATGGCTCTAATGACGGAAATGCAGCACGTACACTGAAAGTTATGTATTATGACGAAGGAAGTTTCTTCCAAGAGTATGGCATGCTGTATAGCGCACTCTATCCTAATGTTGAAATTCAAGTGGTAGAAACTAGTCAGATTCAGAATACACTTTTGGAAGAAAATGAAAACGATTATGACAAAGCACTAGCTGCATTTATAGAAAAAGAGCAGCCGGATGTCTTGATGCTAGAGCCAACACAGTTAGAAAAACTGGGTGTAGAAGGTAAATTATATGATATTGAAAGCTATGTAACAGATAGCAAATATAATGTAGATGGACTTGTCCCAGGTGTTATTGATGCTATGAAAGGTTATGGTGGCGGAAATTTGTATGCTATCCCGACGAATTTCTCTACTCAAGTGCTTTTCTATAACAAAGATCTATTCGATGAATATAACGTACCGTATCCAACAGATCAGATGACATGGACTGAAGTTATCAATCTAGCGAATATGTTCCCTAAAGATGGAGATCCACTTGAACGTGTATTCGGTCTAAAAATGGGTTGGAATAAAGAATTGAGTACCCTGGTAGATACACTTGCAAATACGGAAGGCTTGAAAGCTTATGATGAAAATACATTACAAATGACAGTCGACACACCAGCTTGGGCTAGTATTGTAGAGCAAGCGCAATCTGTATTGAAATCAGATGTATTATTCTTTGACGATATGATGTATGGCGGTGGCAGAGACGGAATAATGTATTTTGATCAAAGTATTGATTCCTATGGTCAAAATCCATTCTTCACAGGTAGACTAGCGATGAGCGTAGATAGTAACTATTTTGTAAGTCAAATTGAAGACGCAAAACAATACGCTAAAAATCCAGAAGATATTGTTGAGAACTGGGATATGGTTACTGCACCGGTAGGATCACAAAATCCAGATTCATCTTATTACACTAGCTATTATAATTTATTTGCAATTAATGCTGCGTCAACAAATGTCGAAGAAGCATGGAAATTCATCTCTTATATTACTGGAGATGAATATGCACGCGTAAAAACTAAAGTATCATATGGTAACTTACCGTTACGTACGAAATATATGCAATTAGATAAAGACCGTAATTATGCTGCATTCTATAAGTTAAAACCGATGAACCAATCGGTGGACTATAACAAAATTCCTGAAAGATACCTTTATGAGTACTACAATGTTTCTACTGAAACATTCAATAAAGTAACTGAAGGTAAAATTACCATTGCAGAAGCATTAGCAGAATTGCAATTGCGTGGTAATGAACTGTTAGCGACAGGTAAGATGACAAAAGAAGAGCAAGAGAAATATTGGGAAGAACAGAATCAAATGTACATGGAAGACTCTGGATCTGTACAAATGCTTCGTTAA
- a CDS encoding extracellular solute-binding protein: protein MRSWFRGGIILCLTLVILTGCSFGFGKNDSKNANEARTLKVVYYDESSFFQEYGMLYSALYPNVEIEVVNSNVIHNTLMEENDNDYDKALAAFIEKEQPDVLMLDPSQLEKLGTEGKLYNIESFIVDSKYDVDGLIPGVIDTMKEYGGGNIYAIPTNYYTQALYYNKDLFDEYNVPYPTDQMTWKEVIDLANMFPADGDPLERIFGLKMSWSKELSQLVSTLANTEGLKVFDENTLQMTIDTPGWASIVEQAQSVLKSDVLFYEDMLWGRGGEEVVYFDQNLDHYSRNPFFSGRLAMSVDSNHLVNEIKDAKKYSQSPEDIIGNWDIVTLPVGSQNPDVSYSTGYNNLFAINAASTNVEQAWNFISYITGDEFARVKSKSSYGGLSLRTKYIELDSERNYAAFYKLKPAIQNVDYTKIPERFQYEYYTTSNEIFGKVNNGEIAIAEALAELQLRGNELLATERMTPEEQEKYIEEQQKMYMESSSGEIMVPFEVEEVTTEDATEEAVTE, encoded by the coding sequence ATGAGAAGTTGGTTTAGAGGTGGAATTATACTTTGTTTGACCTTAGTTATATTAACGGGATGTAGCTTCGGTTTTGGAAAAAATGATTCTAAAAATGCGAATGAAGCACGTACATTAAAGGTTGTGTATTATGACGAAAGTAGTTTCTTCCAAGAATATGGTATGCTTTATAGCGCACTTTATCCAAATGTTGAAATTGAAGTTGTAAACTCGAATGTGATACATAATACATTAATGGAAGAAAACGATAATGATTATGACAAGGCACTAGCCGCATTTATAGAAAAAGAGCAGCCTGATGTTCTGATGTTAGATCCATCTCAATTAGAAAAATTGGGCACTGAAGGAAAATTATATAATATTGAAAGCTTTATTGTAGATAGCAAATATGATGTAGATGGACTTATACCTGGTGTTATCGACACAATGAAAGAATATGGTGGTGGTAATATATACGCTATACCTACGAACTACTATACACAAGCACTATACTATAACAAAGATTTATTTGATGAGTATAACGTCCCGTATCCAACAGATCAAATGACATGGAAGGAAGTTATTGATCTTGCCAATATGTTCCCTGCGGATGGTGACCCACTAGAACGTATATTTGGTTTGAAAATGAGCTGGAGTAAAGAATTAAGTCAACTTGTTAGTACGCTTGCTAATACAGAAGGATTGAAAGTTTTTGATGAAAATACATTGCAAATGACTATTGATACACCAGGTTGGGCAAGTATTGTAGAACAAGCACAATCCGTATTAAAATCAGATGTATTATTCTATGAAGATATGCTGTGGGGGCGTGGCGGAGAAGAGGTCGTTTATTTTGATCAAAACTTGGATCATTATAGCAGAAATCCGTTCTTCTCAGGTAGACTTGCGATGAGTGTAGATAGTAATCATCTTGTAAATGAAATTAAAGATGCAAAAAAATATTCTCAAAGCCCTGAAGATATTATTGGTAATTGGGATATTGTTACCTTACCAGTAGGATCACAAAATCCTGATGTATCATACTCTACCGGTTACAATAATCTTTTTGCTATTAATGCAGCTTCAACAAATGTGGAACAAGCATGGAATTTCATATCCTATATTACAGGTGATGAATTTGCACGTGTGAAATCAAAATCTTCTTACGGTGGATTATCGTTACGTACTAAATATATTGAATTAGATTCAGAACGAAATTATGCTGCATTCTATAAGTTAAAACCGGCAATCCAAAATGTCGATTATACAAAGATTCCTGAAAGATTCCAATATGAGTACTACACTACTTCTAACGAAATATTTGGTAAAGTGAACAATGGTGAGATTGCGATTGCAGAAGCATTAGCAGAATTGCAATTACGTGGTAATGAATTGTTAGCGACAGAGAGGATGACCCCGGAAGAACAAGAGAAATACATCGAAGAACAACAGAAAATGTATATGGAAAGCTCCAGTGGAGAAATAATGGTTCCTTTTGAAGTTGAAGAAGTAACTACTGAGGATGCAACCGAAGAGGCAGTTACTGAATAG
- a CDS encoding extracellular solute-binding protein, producing MRKSLRGGIALCLTLAMLTGCSFGFGKNGSEDENQERTLKVMYYDENSFFQDYGMLYSALYPNIEIEVVNTNNIYNTIMEENDNDYEKALAAFIEKEQPDILMIDPTQLEKMGTEGKLYDIESFVTDGKYDVDGLIPGVIETMKGYGGGNLYAIPTNFSTQALFYNKDLFDEYNVPYPTDQMTWTEVINLASMFPTDGDPLDRVFGLKMGWGKDLNEMINLLANTEGLKVFDENTLQMTIDTPAWAAIVEQAQTLLKSDILFYDEMLWGGGEDGTVYFKQDESNYGMDPLLTGRLAMRVDGNYFVNNIEDMKNYAKNPEDFTDNWDLVTAPVGSQNPDVSYFMSYYNLFAINAASTNVEEAWNFIAYITGDEYARVKSKVSYGNLPLRTKYLNLDTERNYAAFYKLKPMNQNIDYTKIPERYQYEYYSIAYETFNKLNTGDITVAEALAELQLRGNELLATDKMTPEEQEKYWNEKNQGYMEGNVTSEELILKAAAGESVTVEEVPTPTEEAASDDVATEEVVE from the coding sequence ATGAGAAAATCGCTTAGAGGTGGAATTGCTCTATGTTTGACTTTAGCTATGTTAACGGGATGTAGCTTTGGCTTTGGAAAAAATGGATCTGAAGATGAAAATCAAGAACGGACATTAAAGGTCATGTATTACGACGAGAACAGTTTCTTCCAAGATTATGGCATGCTTTATAGCGCACTTTATCCTAATATTGAAATTGAAGTTGTAAACACAAATAATATCTATAATACAATTATGGAAGAAAACGATAATGATTATGAAAAAGCACTAGCTGCATTTATAGAAAAAGAGCAGCCGGATATCCTTATGATTGATCCAACTCAATTAGAAAAAATGGGTACTGAAGGGAAATTATATGATATCGAAAGCTTTGTAACAGATGGCAAGTATGATGTAGATGGACTTATTCCTGGTGTGATTGAAACGATGAAAGGCTATGGCGGTGGTAATTTGTATGCCATCCCAACAAACTTCTCGACACAAGCACTTTTCTATAACAAAGATTTATTTGATGAATACAACGTACCGTATCCAACAGATCAAATGACTTGGACGGAAGTTATTAATCTTGCGAGTATGTTCCCTACAGATGGAGACCCGCTAGATCGTGTCTTCGGTCTGAAGATGGGCTGGGGTAAAGATTTGAATGAAATGATTAATTTGCTTGCTAATACAGAAGGTTTGAAAGTATTTGATGAAAATACATTACAAATGACAATTGATACACCAGCTTGGGCTGCTATTGTTGAGCAGGCACAAACGTTGTTAAAATCAGATATTTTATTCTATGATGAAATGCTTTGGGGTGGCGGCGAAGACGGAACCGTATACTTCAAACAAGATGAATCAAATTATGGCATGGATCCATTATTAACTGGTAGACTCGCGATGAGAGTGGATGGTAACTATTTTGTAAATAACATTGAAGACATGAAAAATTACGCTAAAAATCCTGAGGATTTTACTGACAATTGGGATCTTGTTACTGCTCCAGTAGGATCACAAAATCCTGATGTTTCATATTTCATGAGCTATTATAATTTGTTTGCTATTAATGCAGCTTCAACAAACGTTGAAGAGGCGTGGAATTTTATCGCATATATTACTGGTGACGAGTATGCACGTGTAAAATCTAAAGTTTCATATGGTAACCTACCACTTAGAACTAAATACTTGAATCTTGATACAGAACGCAACTATGCTGCATTCTATAAGCTAAAACCAATGAATCAAAATATAGACTATACAAAGATTCCTGAGAGATATCAATATGAGTACTATAGTATTGCTTATGAAACGTTTAATAAATTGAATACTGGTGATATTACTGTTGCAGAAGCGCTAGCAGAATTACAATTACGTGGTAATGAATTACTAGCGACTGATAAGATGACGCCAGAAGAACAAGAAAAGTATTGGAATGAGAAGAATCAAGGATATATGGAAGGAAACGTAACAAGTGAAGAGCTAATTCTTAAAGCAGCAGCTGGCGAATCGGTTACAGTTGAAGAAGTTCCCACCCCTACTGAAGAAGCAGCTTCTGATGATGTAGCGACTGAGGAAGTCGTAGAATAG
- a CDS encoding NUDIX hydrolase has translation MLRKIVNILPQSFLVYLYTHIPFAKLKNWLVYRAQHKFLVAVLGVITNERGQVLLLNHVYRTKPWGIPGGWMELESPELGLAREIYEETKLKVNITGLAKAIYGKIPNRIELVYKGTISEGEFEPSAEISNMMYCNVGEWPEGLPDHQKILIKEVLT, from the coding sequence GTGTTAAGGAAAATCGTTAATATTTTGCCGCAAAGTTTTCTTGTTTACTTGTATACACACATTCCATTTGCAAAGCTGAAAAATTGGCTTGTGTACAGAGCTCAACACAAATTTCTTGTTGCTGTGCTCGGTGTAATCACGAATGAAAGAGGACAAGTGCTACTATTAAATCATGTATATCGGACTAAGCCATGGGGAATTCCAGGAGGCTGGATGGAATTAGAAAGTCCAGAATTAGGTTTGGCGAGAGAAATATATGAAGAGACAAAACTTAAGGTGAACATTACGGGCTTAGCAAAAGCTATCTATGGTAAAATTCCAAATAGAATAGAACTTGTGTATAAAGGGACGATCAGTGAAGGAGAATTTGAGCCTAGTGCTGAAATATCTAATATGATGTATTGTAATGTTGGAGAATGGCCTGAGGGCTTACCAGATCATCAAAAAATATTAATCAAAGAAGTACTGACTTAA
- a CDS encoding acetylxylan esterase, with the protein MPQPYDMPLEQLQQYKPAATSAEDFNSFWEETLQELHTVPLTYERHEISYPVKNMKVYQVFFKGFNNAQIEAVLAMPITDTKLPGIVEFHGYNWVNDRDKHDVVNLALKGYAVMRMFCRGQYAGSIDNVISSNGHISGWMTKGIQNKNEYYYRAVYMDAVRSIDILASMPEVDASRIAVTGGSQGGAITLAAAALSTVPLVAVADYPYLSNFERAIDVAPTGPYYELNEYFRRYSDRPEIEENAKKTLSYFDMMNLAPRINCYTWITIGLIDDITPPSTVFAAYNHLQCKKDIAVYRYYGHDQAPASIGVRLQIFMDYLQTK; encoded by the coding sequence ATGCCACAACCATATGATATGCCTTTAGAACAGCTACAGCAGTATAAACCAGCCGCAACTTCAGCTGAAGACTTTAATAGTTTTTGGGAAGAAACGCTTCAAGAACTTCATACAGTGCCTCTTACATATGAGCGACATGAGATTTCATATCCGGTAAAAAATATGAAAGTCTATCAAGTGTTCTTCAAAGGATTTAATAATGCTCAAATTGAAGCGGTACTTGCTATGCCTATCACTGATACGAAGCTACCCGGAATAGTAGAATTTCACGGGTATAACTGGGTGAATGATCGTGATAAACATGATGTCGTTAATCTTGCATTGAAAGGCTATGCAGTTATGCGTATGTTCTGTCGAGGTCAATATGCAGGTTCTATTGATAATGTCATTTCCAGTAATGGTCATATTTCTGGTTGGATGACAAAAGGTATTCAAAATAAAAACGAGTATTATTATCGAGCTGTATATATGGATGCTGTGCGTTCCATTGATATTCTTGCTTCCATGCCTGAAGTAGATGCTTCGCGTATCGCCGTGACAGGTGGTAGTCAAGGTGGTGCAATTACATTAGCAGCAGCTGCACTTTCAACTGTACCACTTGTAGCGGTAGCTGATTATCCTTATCTTTCGAATTTTGAACGCGCAATTGATGTTGCACCTACTGGTCCTTACTATGAACTCAATGAATATTTCCGTCGATATAGTGATAGACCAGAAATAGAAGAGAATGCTAAGAAGACACTTAGTTACTTTGACATGATGAACCTTGCCCCTAGAATTAATTGTTACACATGGATAACTATTGGACTAATAGATGATATTACTCCTCCATCCACTGTTTTCGCAGCATATAATCATTTGCAGTGTAAAAAAGATATCGCTGTATATCGCTACTATGGTCATGATCAAGCTCCAGCTTCCATTGGGGTAAGATTACAAATTTTTATGGATTACCTTCAAACAAAATAA
- a CDS encoding lipopolysaccharide assembly protein LapA domain-containing protein has protein sequence MKSQWMLLLAFVFALVIAVFAVINVEPVEVNFFFGHTSTPLILVILFSTLFGGLTVGALGLVRVYVLQRKVKQYEKQLAGFNVDGHTDYEEVIVEDKKEAATEQEDLSK, from the coding sequence ATGAAAAGTCAATGGATGTTGTTGTTAGCATTTGTATTTGCACTAGTGATTGCAGTATTTGCCGTCATAAATGTGGAGCCTGTAGAAGTTAATTTCTTTTTTGGTCATACTTCGACCCCACTTATTCTCGTTATTCTATTCTCTACATTATTTGGTGGACTGACTGTAGGGGCATTAGGACTTGTGCGTGTATATGTTCTACAACGTAAAGTAAAACAGTACGAGAAACAATTAGCGGGTTTTAATGTTGATGGTCATACAGACTATGAAGAAGTTATCGTAGAAGATAAGAAAGAAGCGGCAACAGAACAAGAAGATTTGAGTAAGTAG
- a CDS encoding response regulator, which produces MYQLLIVDDQPDLVEDLATNLDWSSINISSVYQAHSASEALDILRMTPIDIVITDIRMPGISGLDLIESIRASWDHIKCILLSGYNDFEYAKRALQNQASDYLLKPVEDDELLEAVQGAINELESRWNEISSHQKALASIQINLPILRSHLLNSLLNGEQISKEQLEKRIKMLELPIECGLTCYMMLMRMEDYFYDQSDSDISLLEYAVCNIAEEIFNEDYRLWYVKDSYGYYVFLILPREGLSTSRISQLMNPVAVEQKAAQLQHYVKLYLKGTISLVLSKIGIFPVHLSAQYEDLIRSFRQRIGSERDFLLTLNEDEQYENENAHSLTHLYTPPLLNHLLETGQWDAVDQKLTLIYEELEQDRGDSHEYILETYYCIVSSLSYSIHKNKLRLVDCLGAEFNQLMNGPHFHTIAQLKSWTDEVYSAYKLVMLDRVQDSRTGIIQKVQEYASQHLTEASLQTIADHVHLNPSYLSKVYKLETGEGISEYLSRLKMETAAHLLRSTSDKIYEIAATIGYMKTSYFIKLFKDRFGVTPQEFRER; this is translated from the coding sequence ATGTATCAATTATTAATAGTAGATGATCAACCAGATTTGGTTGAAGATCTTGCAACTAATCTAGACTGGAGCAGCATCAATATATCATCTGTTTATCAGGCTCATTCAGCATCTGAGGCTCTTGATATATTGAGAATGACTCCGATTGATATCGTCATTACCGATATTCGCATGCCTGGAATATCCGGCCTTGACCTAATAGAGTCTATTAGAGCATCCTGGGACCATATAAAATGCATTTTGCTTTCTGGTTACAATGATTTCGAATATGCAAAACGAGCTCTCCAAAATCAAGCTAGCGACTACTTATTAAAGCCAGTCGAAGACGACGAGCTACTTGAAGCTGTTCAAGGTGCCATAAACGAGTTAGAGAGCCGTTGGAACGAGATTAGTTCTCACCAAAAAGCATTGGCATCTATTCAGATAAATCTACCTATCTTACGATCCCATCTATTAAACTCCTTACTTAATGGTGAGCAGATAAGTAAGGAGCAGCTTGAAAAGCGTATTAAAATGTTGGAGTTACCGATTGAATGTGGATTAACTTGTTACATGATGCTAATGCGTATGGAGGATTATTTTTACGATCAAAGTGACAGTGACATCTCATTGCTTGAATATGCAGTTTGTAATATAGCAGAAGAAATTTTTAATGAAGATTATCGACTTTGGTATGTCAAAGATAGCTACGGCTATTATGTATTCCTCATACTACCTCGAGAGGGGTTATCAACCTCGAGAATCTCACAATTAATGAATCCTGTAGCTGTCGAACAAAAGGCCGCTCAGCTCCAACATTATGTGAAATTATATTTGAAGGGGACTATTTCTTTAGTACTAAGCAAGATTGGAATATTTCCTGTACATTTATCAGCTCAGTATGAAGATTTAATTAGAAGTTTTCGTCAGCGCATTGGGAGTGAAAGAGATTTTTTGCTCACATTGAATGAGGACGAGCAATATGAAAATGAGAATGCTCACTCATTGACACACTTGTATACCCCACCACTTCTTAATCATTTGTTAGAAACAGGTCAATGGGATGCAGTAGATCAAAAGTTAACATTGATTTACGAGGAGTTAGAGCAAGATCGTGGAGATTCGCACGAGTATATTTTAGAAACATATTATTGTATCGTAAGCTCACTAAGTTATTCCATTCATAAAAACAAATTGCGGTTAGTAGACTGCCTTGGGGCAGAATTCAATCAATTAATGAATGGCCCACACTTCCATACGATTGCTCAATTGAAATCTTGGACTGATGAAGTATATTCAGCCTATAAACTTGTTATGCTTGACCGTGTACAAGATTCACGAACGGGTATTATACAAAAAGTACAGGAATATGCTTCTCAACATTTGACCGAAGCATCTCTACAAACGATTGCAGATCACGTTCACCTGAACCCATCTTATTTATCTAAAGTATATAAATTAGAAACGGGCGAAGGGATTAGCGAGTATTTGTCTAGATTAAAGATGGAAACGGCTGCCCACCTACTCCGTTCAACCTCAGATAAAATTTATGAGATAGCTGCGACAATTGGCTATATGAAAACAAGCTACTTCATCAAATTGTTTAAGGATCGCTTTGGTGTAACTCCTCAAGAATTTCGTGAACGGTAA